The DNA region CTTTCGCTTTTTCCGTATCCTTTACCCTCTAGGTGGTTCCGTCTTTCTTACGTCCGACCTACTCATAAATGAGAACCTATAGGGCTTACCGCAGTTTCACATGATTAAGATACAGTTGGGGAGGGTTTTGTCTATATTCCGACGGGGCAGTGTTTCATCGTTATCAAGATATTTTGACCTAATAACCAGCCCGCTTACCATTTTGGTCAGGGTGTATCAACCTCATTTCACCCACTTTAATTAACGGAACCTCATCGACAATTCATTTACATTAACCCTTCCAACTTTTCCCTAGCCCTAGCTGGATAGAGGTTATCCACCTTCGGATACATTCATGGTCTGCATTCCATTGAGTTCATTATTTACTTTCAATGTGACCAGAGTACGAGACTCCTTTACGTGGGAATAGTAGGATGAAATCTACTAGAAATCCATAACCTCAGTCATGAAATTTTCACTTAAATCAAGCGACTTACTGCGTCGCACAAAATAGAACTAATCATTTATTCCCCCTTTGGGATATGGTTTGACCTAAAGCGATCGCACACTCTGCCAAGAAATCTGCGGTCGCTTTTTGCTTTTTGTCTCGATTATTAATAATTTAGTCTTGATTAAGGTTCCAAATTTCTGAACTCAAAATCAACTCAAAAATTAATTTAATCATCAAAGTCAATGCCAAAATCGGCATTTAAAACTTTTTCTATCTTTTTGATCGTATCTTCCGCTACACCTCCTAATACAGCTTCAGCTTCCAACTGATACCAATAGTTGCGAGAAATTCCGACTGTTTTTGCCAACTCTGTGACTGGACGATCGTCAGCTTCTCTTGCTTTTTTTATTTGATATCCCAATCCTGGAATATCAACTTCTTGTTTGACAATTCGCCTGACTTTCACAGTCATAATTTTAAATTCCAACTCTATTAGTATATGGTAACTGTCAACTAAACAGTTGACAACTGTTAATTAACAAGTTTACAATAAAATTATTAGGAAACAACAGCACATTGCAAGCCTGAAGTTAACCAAAGTGCCATAATTCAACAACTCAACAGCACCACGAAAAACCAATAAAACTCTTTTTGGGAAATAATCGTAGCGGATTTAAATTTAACCGCACAACGAAGTTTACCAGCAGAAGATTTTTTTTTAGTTAGCTATCGCTAAAAATTTAATGAACACAAAGGAGAGCAGAACTTTGGACGGTACTTGCTCTCCTTGTCACCTACTATTACGAGGTAATCTCATGATGACATACACAGCAGAAAAATTACCACTCTCAGCACTAACTGTAGACGAAAAGATTCTCGTCACTATCGAATTCGCACCGAACATTCATCCTACAGAAACCGAAGAATACAATTACCAACCAAAATTCAGATTTCATGATGAGGTAATTAACAAATTTAATCCCTCCAAAACGCTTACTATCTGTGGAATGGAATTAATAGAAAGTAAAACATCATCGGGCAAACTCCTAAACCAACCCCGTTGGAAATACAAAGTTGATGATGGTAGCTGGTACGAAGAATCGGTTTTAATCCGCCAATCCGACACCTGTGCTAAATGCACTTACTTCCAAGATTACAACGACGAAAGAGGTAGGGGTTGGTGTCACCTATTTGACGACGCTACCAGAAAACATCATCAACGCACCCATGACTGCGATCTTAACTCTGAATCCAGATCGCTTCTTGCTCTCCCATATCCTGAATACGATTATGGGGATATGGTTAAAGTCGTTGACTCTGACGAAGACCACACTGAATGGGCAGTATTTGAGGTTATTGAGAAAAAGCATAACCCTCAGTGTTATTCCTCTCCTGAGCGTTACTTCAACGAATCCGAATGGTACTATCTCTTATCTCCTTCGTTAGAGGCAGAATGGGTTGCGGAGAATGAACTCTGCCATGCCGATGTATCTCATGCAGTTGCAACTGAAGAACTATTTTAGGGCAAAGGGTAAAGGGTAAAGGGCAAAGGAATGAACAAATTAAAGCAATTAGAAGCACTCTGAAATAGTTAATAGTTGTCCTACCTTTTTTACCCTTTTACCTTTTTACCCTTTTTCTCAAGCAGACTACCCTTCGCTACACACATACCTTCAACTATTGATATGTCTCAACTACAGTATCTTTCTATTGAGGTTAAAACTCTTGCCAATCCTGATGTTGACCTCAAAACCCTTCCGACGATTACTATTTATCATGACTCTCAAAACAATTATTTTCTAACTTTAGATCCTGAAAAACTTAAAGATGCAGTTTTAGGCATGGTTCCCCATCTTGGTACTAATTGCCGTTATCCTCTTCTTTTTTCGGTTCGGCTTCTACCTGGAACTGAAACTGATTCTGTTGTCGCTTCTAAAACTTCTTCTAAACGTAGACGACGACGCTCTAGGGTTAATACACAACCATAGTCGATCGTTGTTTGGACGATCTCTTAAACTTACTACCTTTTTCCCTTATCTTAGTGCGCGTTCACTTGCAGACGCTTACTTTAGATTATTACTTCTACAAAAGTACCAAAGTCACTATACAAATAGTTGGGCTTCTTTGAAAGTTTTACTCGTAAGCAGGGAATTCTTATTTGTAGCTTAGTATATACGCCGCAGCAATTTCCCTTCGCGGTAGGTGAGTGGTATTGGTTTTATGACAATAGACTTTGGTAATATTAAAAACTATAATGCTGACAGAGGATTTGGGTTTGTCGGTCGTACTTTTTTCGATCCTGACAGAAAAGTTTTCTTTCATATTAAAAAGATCAAGAAAAAACATCCAGAGTTAGCTCAAAAATTGGACAACAAAGAAGCTTTTAATACAGTCAATTTCTGGTATGAACTTGAAACCACTGAAAAAGGCGAACAAGTTAGTAAACTTTGGCTAAAGGCAGACAATATTCCTCAAAGCTATACACATGAATTATGTGATTTGATCGAAAAAGTAGAAAGTATCTGGAGAAATGTAGTCTCTCAAAAACCTAGTTGGCTTGACCTTGTAACAATAGACTTAGTTGGAAATAGTCGTAAACAT from Myxosarcina sp. GI1 includes:
- a CDS encoding helix-turn-helix transcriptional regulator; its protein translation is MTVKVRRIVKQEVDIPGLGYQIKKAREADDRPVTELAKTVGISRNYWYQLEAEAVLGGVAEDTIKKIEKVLNADFGIDFDD